A genome region from Thermoanaerobacterium xylanolyticum LX-11 includes the following:
- a CDS encoding fumarylacetoacetate hydrolase family protein, which yields MRIVRIDDEGKKYGVVDGENIFTIDGGLMKSLKIDDVKLLPPCEMTKAVCVGLNYGDHIEEMGDKRPDEPTLFIKPATAVIGPDDYIVIPKMSERVDYEGELAVVIKKTAKDVSEGDALDYVLGYTIANDVTARDLQSKDGQWTRAKSFDTFLPIGPWIETDLDPSNLEIKTYVNGVLKQHSNTKHLIFNVPKLVSFISHVMTLNPGDVILTGTPSGVGPIKPGDVVTIEIEGIGKLINKVK from the coding sequence ATGAGAATTGTGAGAATAGACGATGAAGGAAAGAAGTATGGAGTAGTAGATGGTGAAAATATTTTTACAATAGATGGAGGTTTGATGAAAAGTTTAAAGATTGACGACGTGAAGCTTTTGCCGCCATGCGAGATGACAAAGGCTGTATGCGTTGGTTTAAATTATGGAGACCACATTGAGGAGATGGGAGACAAGCGCCCTGATGAGCCTACATTGTTTATAAAACCTGCTACTGCAGTGATAGGACCTGATGATTACATAGTAATTCCTAAAATGTCAGAGAGGGTTGACTATGAAGGAGAATTAGCTGTCGTTATAAAAAAGACAGCAAAGGATGTTTCAGAAGGTGATGCATTAGATTACGTTCTTGGATATACGATTGCAAATGATGTCACAGCCAGAGATCTGCAGTCAAAAGACGGGCAATGGACGAGGGCAAAATCATTTGACACGTTTTTGCCTATAGGACCATGGATTGAGACAGATTTAGATCCATCAAACTTAGAGATAAAAACATACGTAAATGGTGTATTAAAGCAGCACAGCAACACAAAGCACCTTATATTTAATGTACCTAAGCTTGTATCATTCATATCACATGTGATGACGTTAAATCCTGGCGATGTAATACTTACAGGGACTCCATCTGGAGTAGGGCCGATAAAGCCGGGTGATGTGGTCACAATTGAAATTGAAGGAATAGGTAAGCTTATAAATAAAGTCAAGTAA